From Aquarana catesbeiana isolate 2022-GZ linkage group LG05, ASM4218655v1, whole genome shotgun sequence:
TACACAGTGACAGCTACTTTTCTGAAGACCTCTGTTTGCCTGCCTACTATTATGACTGGCACTTTCTTTTGGCAGCTTCTTCTTTTGATTTTATACTTCCTTTGTTAGGCATTTCGTTCTTCAATCTGGGCCTTTATTTGAACATCAGGACAAGGAGTAGATCAAAACTTTGGACTGCCATATATCCAGGTTTTTCTAATGGAGAAGGTATGCACCAAATACCATACATAATATCAGCAAAGCTTATCCCTAATGGGGCAAGTAACATACAAGAGACAGACATAAATGTGGTCAAAGCATCTTCACCTCAAATGCTAAAAAATCACTTTTCCAAAAAGACTAAGACCCGGTTAGAAAATGTCCAGGGACAAACAAGCCATATGCGAATTGTAAAGTTATCTCAGGATAAAAAGATTGCCAAATCTCTCTTTGTTTTAGTCTGTGTTTTTTGTATTTGCTGGGCTCCTTATTCCCTCCTTATGACAACTCGTGCTGCCTGCCGTGATTATTGTATTGCCTCTTATTGGTATGACATTACGTTTTGGTTGTTGTGGATTAATTCCTCGGTAAACCCTATCCTCTATCCATTATGCCATGAGAGTTTTAGGAAAGCATTTACCAAAATAGTTTACAAGTATGTAAGGAACGCCTAATAATTTTTGTCAGGAAAGTATAACATAGTAATGCGttggatgggatttttttttcatgatcGAGGAGGGTAATTTTATActgccataaaataaataaataaataaaaatatatatagagctATCCAAATATGCTATTGCATAAACTGAATAGCTATACTGGATTTAAGAACCATAGGTCTTATCTATCAGTGTGATTCTACTAAGAGCTAAAGTTCCTTTTCCTCAGCTACCAATCAGATCCAGATTTGAGCTGAAAGTATGAATCTAAATGGTAGCTTTGGAGGTAGTAGGAAATATGAAGAATGCAACAGAGGTGATTTACTAAATGGTAGAAAATGTTCTCTTAGCTTATTGAACATGATGAAGTTTTATTCCCTTCAATCATCTAGTCATATGCACTAAAgctcctattttttattttattttgcatgtgATTAGAGGTTCATGGCTTAACAACCAAGTAAACATGGTCTACTCTAAATCAGCCCCACTGTTTCTATTATTATTCATCAGAGATCCGGAGAACTATATAACTTATAACTGTAGCTCCTCCTTTGGACTGGTTTGTTTCCTTTTGTTATTTTCTATGCCTTTACTACTCTGTTTGATGTCTTTTACAGACACCAgggctcagttttttttttacaatgttaaaTAACCCACGGAAATTGCTGTAAGTTTTGAGCTATACTGTAATTTTCTTTGTAAAAAGGTGAATAAAATATTCAAATAAAACAACTGATGTCTAGTATTAACAtcaacacagaaaaataaaaaacaaatagataTCCACACGCCTACATTTAAACTACCAAAATTTATTGCCTTAAAAAACGACATACATAGAAAAAAGCACCAATCCCTATATCCCCCTATATGTTAGATCAGAGGGGAAGGCCCCCAAGGAAAAATGGGGTTCTCCCCAGTGGTCTAACCCAACCCAGCAAATAAAACACAAACTGCGTAAATGGTGTAAATGGAAAAAATAACCCTCACAAAAAAAGGGAGGGGACACACAAATCACACAATCTGCAGACCTTATCCCTCCCCTAGTAAAAAACACCCACTATATATACTTAATAAACACATAGATTACCCATAGGACCAGAGTTATGCAAACAATTCCTAGTGTGGGGCAGTGTATTCCCGTAAAACAGGTTATATCTCACTATCCCACAGTGGAATAAGGCACAGCCTGAAATGCACTAGATGAAAACCACCCGAAGGGCTCCCAGTCGTTAGTCAGTCAGTAAACAATTAAATGGATATTTTGTACATCCTGCTAATAGTCTTGTCCTGCTGAATTGTATATAATTAAATGAAAGGAAACTTTTTCAGATATTCCAAGGGCTATATACAATAACAAGTTACTCAGCTCTGACCAAGTGTGATGCAATAGTACTAATTTCCTATTTTAATATAAATCCGAGACTATTCCCACTACCTGCAGGTAATTCTCATGATTTGTCTTTAGTACACACATATAGCTGTATAGTGGCTTCACAATCACTGGTTTCTGCAATTTTTCTAAAAGAATAGCTCGAAATCAATCTGTCAATGTATGTCCAATCATCTCCAATTGCCAGCCAAGTGATAGTTGTCCTCGATATTTCAATGTACATCTGTACAGTATATATGATATTAGTTCCTGCTCTCCTCACATTCAAATGGGCTAAGCAAGACACTGTGTAGCCATCTCCGAGTATTACAAGGTATAAGACAATGTTCATTAGATATTATAATATCATATATGGAACAATCCTCACAGATACATTTAGTGTAACCACAGGCAGTGTTCCTGCAACCTGCAGGTAATTTCCAGTTGTAATATTAAGTGTACAGCTTTTATTGTGGGTTACTCACGGATCTGTTGATTATACAGAGATCACTCAAAAGTTGAATTGGGATCGATCTGTATATATGTATCCAATTGATTAAATGTCCAACAAATGGTTCCTTTTCCTTTGGTTGTTTCCTTGTCTTCCCTTCTGTTAGCACAGTGTCTTGCAATCCAAGGAGGGCATTTGTAGTTCTTCTGCGGGAATATTTTATATAGCCAACATTTACAATGTCCTGTCACCAATCCTCTTTTCCCAAATCCTTTAGGGAGTGATAGGGAGTCATTTAGGGGGTTGTAGGAAATTTCATCCAAGCAAGAGTTTTTCTCCTTCAGGCTTGTGCATCGTGGTTGTAGTCATTAAGTCCAAGATGTCAATTGGGTTAAACTACGGTAGGTAGAAAAACGGAGGTGTTCGCCCCAGCGTAGAGTTTACATGTTTAGTATTAACATCACTGGATTGATGATCCCACTGGAGCAACCTTCACAAATGTGTTTCTACTTTGATAAAAAGGAAACCCGATgagtatttttttaatataatgtatGTTCATATGACCATTTAAATGTGTATACAGTAATCTTGCATGGTAAAGGGACCTATATCAAAATAAGCTTTTCACATATTAACCATCTGGCCCCATTACAGTTACATGGTTATAATACTTATAATTGCTGCAGAAAGCACTGCTTTGGGCTCCAACAGCAACCAGTCATATAAGTAAATACCTAGCTACTGCTCACATGATATCAGGTAAAGGAGGGATAATGTTGCAATGTTTGCCATTGTGCAGGTAGGCTGTATTATCTTTGCAATACTTTTAGCTGGTTCCTCATGTTTTAGGATCTCTAAAAATGTGAGCTAAGTTGCACTGCGAGGAAAACCAGCAAATGATTTTGCTGCTGGAAGCAGGGCAACAGCTCAGCAACCATGTGACTTTGCCTAAGGCTCATCAGGTATAGTACAGCACCCCAGTGCTTCATGTGATGTATGTAGAATTACAGCATGCTTTAGGACAGTCCTGCTGCCAGGGACAGGGAGTTGAACAACACAAATGAGGTGAAAGGGAAGTAAGCACACACTCGTTTTATCTTTGTGAAAGTGTTTATGTCTACCTAGTTGGTTGTGAAAGATATATACTACTTAAGGCACTGACCGCTGTTTTACACATTGGCAATAACATGGATCTGGGTGCACAATGAAAAGTGTAGAGACACGTAGTCATACAACTTTATACTAGCTTTTCTGGAGAAGTAATGGCAGGTTGGTATATTTCACTGAGGCATGGTGTACTCCATGAGCTGTGGAAAGAGTTTGTTATGAGGCCTACATGTGTAACAGATAACCTGGTGATGCCTGTAAACCTTGTTTCTCTAACGGGTCCCTCTTCATCACTGCTGGAGGACATGCTAGCCTAGTCCAAAGCAGACTTATGGGAATATCAGGAGGAATGTGCACCTACTGTGGTTTGATAGTGTTTTTTCCACAAGGTGACCACAATGGTGCTGCGACTATTCCTCTCCACTCTCCTCTGATATTTACTGCTGTTCATCCAGATCTTATCCATTTCCTTACTGTCAATGCCACCATCACCCAACTCCAAAGATGAGATGATGAGATGAATTTTTGGGTTAAGGTGCTCTTGACCACCTTCGTTCCTCTCATACCTTATTCAATCCATGAATGTCACTGCCACCCCTACTAACACTGACAGTACCACATGCAGTGACTTTTCCACTTACAACTGTTTCCCTTGCAGGTATACTTTTCATGCTCATATATCTGAGAAAATGGCTGTATTCTAACATTTGAATATCTATACACAGCTCAGTTGCCTGCTCAATAAAAATAACTTGCTGCGTTTTGTTTCATAGAAGAGAGTACTTGAACTTGCTGAGGAGAAATTATAAGTAGTACCTTGCCTCTGAACCAAGGTTCTAAATTATGATCTCCTTGTGGATGCGAAGACAACTGAGTCATGTCTCTTATGGATAAATGGACCTTTTGGAAGTTTGGCAAAATATTCAAAAAAGCCCTCATATGTTGGTGATGCTAGTAGCTGCCACAAATGTTGGATTTTGAATTTTGATCGCAGCGTGAACTGGCATTAACTCTGTACATCATGGTGCTCTGCTGTTGTTCACTGGCATCTTAAAATTTagcaacatttttaaaatacatccaCAAATGAATAAATATGGTCCTAAGCAAACTAATAATTTTCAAGCACTGAGATAAGAAACAATTTCTCAAGAAGAAGTATCACGTTACATAAATAAGCCAGGGTTATAATTCTGATCTAGAGTTGAACAGAATGAAAAACCTGGAGGGAAAAGAGTCAATAGTAATCCACCTCACGAAGATTGTCTCATCTACTGTGAACTCTGATTGAAGAAGGTCAGGTCATTCATTCATGATAGAGATTCTTATTCCACCATTTACACTGTTGATAAATATTGTTATTGTAATTACATCTGTAGCATCTGCCTAAcataggatgctaggtaaatttagcttttggctccttctgtaattaggggagcagtgattgtttggccTTGTTtgctcagggtttcacaggctgggagcttgattgctttcccctgcctctggaagaaggcACCAGATTATAGGGCAGGAGATGcaaatgaccagcctgaatatttaacAGGTTCCAGGCAGTCCATGGGAAAAAGCACCCAGAAGGAGGCTGGAATGGTGATAAATAGTCTGAAACACTTGAGAGCTGGGTTCCTTCTCCCCAGGAGGGTtagaggtaaatagaaaacaccgcgctaaccagtaaaatgaatgaaagctgctgcatacagtttgacaaaaacaacaaaataggcatatggaaaaatgcagcgcatgtacaaatgaatataggtctttaaaatggtgaaacagtcaagaaataactaattgaccacaggtgccttgaaacacaaacgtccatagatggatgtaaatgtccaaccgcacaggaggtataagtactccaaggggtggtgatggtctgatggttgtcagaaaacacctggcatcatacagcgacttcccaaccgagaaaccgggtcccaatgggtcattcagagaaagtgcaaaaaagcctcttaccagatcctgtggattcccatgtcagcgacagggaatcgcatgcgcagtttgtcacaaattacgtggaatgggagctcaggaatcgccaatctcttggattgtggtctgtatggatctcggccggcaaccggatgggtcctcacaacgaaccgtcctcacaccgaaccgtcccagcgtgcatcagaagtttcacaaacggtcccccgaaaggagcagttggagggactggatctcatgcggtaaatgtggaaacaaaaagaatgtgcctccacatggtgcagataaaaaagggtgtttttattgacaaaaacgaccatacacaaataaaagcgtgatcacggtggataaaaacaaatgggcaacaaagagagtggtgtatgtacccgtcGAAaagacctaggggtcttcaacaggggcatagaccactcactccaagttgccaaatatatataataaaattatttagagaaggaccaatcacaagggctgaaaaaccaggagattggattgggtgaatacaatcacatgacttgcttgaatgtctagacataaagatcatacacaatttctatataaataaatgaatgacattaaggtgaagctcaggagactgtataaaggtctacaagcagaaaaatatatcactctatgatctctctaacaaaaataaagcatttaaagattaaataaaaacagcactcctctgctgacagtccggcagaatgtaccgccctgtcagccagaggagccaatcctcaataagaagacaaaaggtgtt
This genomic window contains:
- the LOC141146056 gene encoding histamine H3 receptor-like codes for the protein MSFVVDELGVFGSQNMMILTVLIIFLILLTILGNSLVIAAFIEDKRLRNRSNFFILNLAICDFVIGAICIPLYVPYVFTGKWILGKFLCKLWLIIDNLMCTASAFNVVLISYDRFLAVTMAVMYRSQQYHHCKTVLTMATVWILSSLLYSPAILFWEYLHSDSYFSEDLCLPAYYYDWHFLLAASSFDFILPLLGISFFNLGLYLNIRTRSRSKLWTAIYPGFSNGEGMHQIPYIISAKLIPNGASNIQETDINVVKASSPQMLKNHFSKKTKTRLENVQGQTSHMRIVKLSQDKKIAKSLFVLVCVFCICWAPYSLLMTTRAACRDYCIASYWYDITFWLLWINSSVNPILYPLCHESFRKAFTKIVYKYVRNA